The Marinitoga sp. 1197 genome segment ATATAATCGACCTCCAATTCGATACTAATATGATTATATCATATTTTCATAAAGCAAAAGATAAATATATTATAAATCTTAGTAATATGAAAAAACGAAGCATTTTGCCTGCGTAAATAGTAAAATAATAAAGGGCAAAATAAGAAATAGTTGAAAGATATGGAATATAATAATTTAATTTCAATATACTTATCTCTAATGAAAAATTATGTTTTGATTTTTATTATATTTTCAAATTTTTCTCTGTCAGGATTAATCAATTATAGTAGGTCTATTTTTTCGTAAGGAAATAATAGGAAATTAAGATATGGAAATGTGATATAATTCAAGTGTATAAAAATCAAAAAAAAAATTTAAACCGATGCCCGCGGTAGCGTGTATATAGCCGTAGGCGTGTAGCACCGGAGGTGAGCGACAGCTCAGAATTTTTTTGTTTTAATTCAAATCTAAAGTTTTTAATCCAATACCCTACCGAAGGTATGTTATACGGAGGTGAATCATGAGAAGATTCTGCACAAGTGGACCCGTTGATAAAAAGACCTGTTATTATGTAGAAAGACCAGATATAATGAAAGAAGCACTTGACCATATAGAAAATTGGAGATACTTTACAGTATCAGCGCCAAGACAAGCAGGAAAAACAACATTGTTAAAAGATATAGTTGAAAAAATAAAGGATAAATATATTACTATATTTTTATCCT includes the following:
- a CDS encoding AAA-like domain-containing protein, which produces MRRFCTSGPVDKKTCYYVERPDIMKEALDHIENWRYFTVSAPRQAGKTTLLKDIVEKIKDKYITIFLSFEDYKNIKTEEEFIKIFYEEIIDELKRYNYTVKEELNNIREIKKIFEKIYE